ATCATGATAATATCCACTTGATCAGTCGCTAACAGCTGCTGATAATACGTGTAGACGCCCGTTGCCGTTAAAGTTGCTAAATCGGCGACTGTCCCATAACTTGGCATCTGTTGCGCAATATCGTCGGCAAATAAAGCGGCATTTAATTGTTGCGCGGCATAATACTGCTTGTCATCGTCGACTGACTTGATTGAAGCTTGCAAATTCGTCACTTGGCGGGCAAACGTCGGCTCATCAAAATGGCCCGCTTGCGCTAATGGCCGAAAAATCACATTTTGTAAGAATTGAATTGCTTGCGCAGTTAACGGCTGCTCGGTCGCTAAGAAACGCTCGTTTGGCACCGTAATGGCTAATTGTAAGCTGTGGGTCGGTCCCTTGCGACTGACACCAGCACCAAATGCCGCCCCATACATACCAGCTAAGGCATGGGCCAACGCCCGTTGATCGGGATAATCTGCGGCGCTCGTTTCTAATAAGTTGGCTAATAACGCCCGTTGAGTAATTGTCGCCCGGTTAATGGGTGTTCGAAAATTAACAATAATTTGATTGGTTTTGAATTGATGACTCATAACGGTCGTCACTTGTACCCCTGCTGCTAACTGAGATTGCAAATTAAAATCCTCCTTGCATATGTACTAAATAATAAGCGAAAGGCTCTGCCGACGCAACTCTCCACTTTGAAACACCGGCTAAATCATTTAGCTGCGGTGACCAGTGACGGTTTTTATTTGAATATGAGATTTTTATGAGTCGAGAATAACATTGCAAACTCGGGGTTTGTCTGCTATTCTTTTCAGTATTGATATAATCGAGGAGCGATTTAATGTGAAAGTAATTAAATTTGGTGGCAGTTCCCTTGCCAACAGTACCCAACTGAAAAAAGTGCTGTCAATCGTCAAAGCTGATGACCAACGGCGTTATGTGATTGTTTCAGCCCCCGGTAAACGGTTTGACGGCGATACCAAAGTAACTGACTTGCTTATCCAATACGCGCGCTTGACGATTCATCACCAAGCCACGACCGCCATTGTCCAGACGATTATCGACCGCTACGCCGAAATTGGTCATGGATTTAACGTTCCGGAGGCACAATTGACCCCCATCTTCACGACCATTAAGAACCTGCCAAACCAACCTTACGCTGACAATACGTATTTAATGGCCGCCTTTAAGGCCCATGGTGAACGGCTTAATGCGCAATTAGTTGCCGCGGTGTTCCAACAAACGGGACTCGATGCCCGTTATTTAGATCCTAAAGACGCTGGGATGGTCGTCACCGACGTTCCTGATGATGCCCAGTTCATTGCTAGTAGCTATGCCAATTTGGCTAAATGGGCCGCTAGTGAACAGATTCTAGTCATTCCCGGCTTCTTCGCTTACAATCGCAACGGACAGATCTGTACGTTCTCACGGGGAGGCTCCGATATTACTGGCGCCATCGTTGCCCGTGGCGTACAGGCCGACCGTTATGAGAACTTTACGGATGTGGATGCCATCTATGCCGTTAATCCGAAGCTGGTTCACCAGCCAGCTGCCATTAGTGAGATGACGTTCCGTGAAATGCGGGAACTCTCCTACGCTGGCTTCTCGGTTTTTCATGACGAAGCTTTGATTCCAGCCATTGAAGGCAATATTACCGTTAATGTCAAGAATACCAATCATCCGGAAGCCCCGGGAACCCTAATTAAGTCTACCCGTGCCAGCAATACCACTTATCCGGTGACTGGGATTGCAAGTTCTTCGAGTTTTTGCTCATTATACTTGCGCAAATATCTTTTAAACAAAGAAGTTGGCTTTGGCCGCAAAATTCTAACGATTTTAGAAGACCACCACGTTAGTTATGAACATATGCCATCTGGGATTGATGACCTCACCATTATCTTCGACGAACATCAGCTAACGACGGCCCTAGAAACTGAATTAACGGCCGAGATTGCAGCGGCTGTGCAACCAGATGAGCTTTATTTCACCCATGACTATTCCATTCTAATGCTAGTTGGGGAAAATATGCGGAACCGAGTCGGCATCATGTCCCGCGCTGCGACAGCCCTAGCGCAGCATGCTATTAAATTAATTATGGTTAATCAAGGGGCCTCCGAAATTTCAATCATGTTCGGTGTCCATGACCGTGATGCCGACCAAGCAGTTATTGCCTTATATCATGAATTCTTTAAAGCTTAGCCCTTACGTTTACTGTTAGTATCCGCTTGATGACTAATGCAAAACAGTCGCTGCAAGAAGATAACTTCTTGCAGCGACTGTTTTTTGGCTCATACCCTTTATAACTAGTCCGCGTTGGGTTAAGTCCTAGTTAGTCGTACCAAACCATTTTTCATTAATTTTAGCTAAGGTCCCATTCGCTTTCAAGGTCTTTAAGCCAGCGTTGATTTTGCTTTTCATCGTCCGATCCCCTTTACGGAGACCGACAGCAAAGTCTTCGGACTTGAAGTTACCTTGGGTCTCTTGGTAATTCGCTGAATTGGCTTCGTGCTTAATATAATAATTGGCATACACATTATCAATCAGTAACCCTTGAATCCGACCAGCATTTAAATCTAAAAAGGCATTATTAAACGTATCATATTGTACCGGTGTCTTTTTAGCGATTTTGTCTTTTAACAGCTTCGGATTATTTTCGAGTGATTCATAACCCGATGACCCCGACTGAACGCCTAAAGTCTTCCCCGTCATATCATTAAAGGAACTGATTTTATTTTTCTTCAATGAAACTAAAATCTGCTTATTCTTTAAATAAGTGTTGCTAAAAGCAACCACTTTTTCACGTTGGGGATTTTTCGTGTAGCCATTCCAGATCAAATCAATCGTGCCGTTGCGCAGTTCCGTCGCATTCATCGACCAATCAATCGTTTGGAAGTTCACTTTAATCCCATATAATTTGAAGACTGCCCGCTGCCCGGGCTAAATCAACGTCATAGCCGACTAACTTCCCGGACTTTTCACGAAACCCCATTGGCACAAAGCTGTCATCTAAACCAACAATGACATAGCCTCGTTTTTTTACTTTCGCCCAGGTATCTTGGGTGTTAGCGCGTTGGGTCACATTTTCGCAACCTGATAAGGTCCCGACGACCCCCA
This genomic window from Lactobacillus sp. CBA3606 contains:
- a CDS encoding aspartate kinase yields the protein MKVIKFGGSSLANSTQLKKVLSIVKADDQRRYVIVSAPGKRFDGDTKVTDLLIQYARLTIHHQATTAIVQTIIDRYAEIGHGFNVPEAQLTPIFTTIKNLPNQPYADNTYLMAAFKAHGERLNAQLVAAVFQQTGLDARYLDPKDAGMVVTDVPDDAQFIASSYANLAKWAASEQILVIPGFFAYNRNGQICTFSRGGSDITGAIVARGVQADRYENFTDVDAIYAVNPKLVHQPAAISEMTFREMRELSYAGFSVFHDEALIPAIEGNITVNVKNTNHPEAPGTLIKSTRASNTTYPVTGIASSSSFCSLYLRKYLLNKEVGFGRKILTILEDHHVSYEHMPSGIDDLTIIFDEHQLTTALETELTAEIAAAVQPDELYFTHDYSILMLVGENMRNRVGIMSRAATALAQHAIKLIMVNQGASEISIMFGVHDRDADQAVIALYHEFFKA